Proteins from a genomic interval of Zingiber officinale cultivar Zhangliang chromosome 1B, Zo_v1.1, whole genome shotgun sequence:
- the LOC122003013 gene encoding disease resistance protein Pik-1-like isoform X1 has translation MVQQKMVMRLSMADAKKRAKALRTAVSIHGVVSVKLEDDKIIVVGDGVDSVNLTKVMRKKMGSYVELLSVAEEKEEEKKEENTKVEAVVSWPNHVSFVPQYVYSIPEEPWSRGSGCIIL, from the exons ATGGTTCAG CAAAAGATGGTGATGAGGCTGTCGATGGCAGACGCCAAGAAGCGTGCCAAGGCTCTCCGAACTGCTGTCAGCATCCATG GCGTTGTATCGGTGAAGCTGGAAGACGATAAGATTATAGTGGTGGGAGATGGAGTCGACTCAGTGAATCTAACGAAGgtgatgaggaagaagatgggcaGCTACGTGGAGCTCCTCAGCGTggcagaggagaaggaagaggagaaaaaggaagaaaacacGAAAGTGGAAGCAGTAGTTAGTTGGCCCAATCATGTCAGTTTCGTGCCCCAATATGTTTACTCCATTCCGGAGGAGCCATGGTCCCGAGGATCAGGTTGCATCATACTCTAG
- the LOC122003013 gene encoding disease resistance protein Pik-1-like isoform X2 gives MVMRLSMADAKKRAKALRTAVSIHGVVSVKLEDDKIIVVGDGVDSVNLTKVMRKKMGSYVELLSVAEEKEEEKKEENTKVEAVVSWPNHVSFVPQYVYSIPEEPWSRGSGCIIL, from the exons ATGGTGATGAGGCTGTCGATGGCAGACGCCAAGAAGCGTGCCAAGGCTCTCCGAACTGCTGTCAGCATCCATG GCGTTGTATCGGTGAAGCTGGAAGACGATAAGATTATAGTGGTGGGAGATGGAGTCGACTCAGTGAATCTAACGAAGgtgatgaggaagaagatgggcaGCTACGTGGAGCTCCTCAGCGTggcagaggagaaggaagaggagaaaaaggaagaaaacacGAAAGTGGAAGCAGTAGTTAGTTGGCCCAATCATGTCAGTTTCGTGCCCCAATATGTTTACTCCATTCCGGAGGAGCCATGGTCCCGAGGATCAGGTTGCATCATACTCTAG